One Mangrovimonas cancribranchiae DNA segment encodes these proteins:
- the hisH gene encoding imidazole glycerol phosphate synthase subunit HisH, translating into MKVVIIDYGAGNIKSVQFALQRLGVNAIVSKDKTTILKADKVIFPGVGEASSAMQKLKESGLDLVIPTLKQPVLGICLGMQLLCKHTEEGTTHGLGVFNVEVKKFNAHVKVPHVGWNVIKDLTSDLFVGIPEKSYMYLVHSYYAEICDETISKTDYGLEYASALQKNNFYGVQFHPEKSGDLGEQILKNFIEI; encoded by the coding sequence ATGAAAGTAGTTATTATAGATTATGGTGCTGGAAATATTAAAAGCGTTCAATTCGCATTGCAACGCTTGGGTGTAAATGCAATAGTTTCTAAGGATAAAACAACCATACTAAAAGCAGATAAAGTTATTTTTCCCGGTGTAGGAGAAGCAAGTAGTGCTATGCAAAAACTCAAAGAATCAGGATTAGATTTAGTTATTCCAACCTTAAAGCAACCTGTTTTAGGAATTTGTCTCGGCATGCAGTTGTTATGTAAGCATACAGAAGAAGGTACTACTCATGGACTAGGTGTTTTTAATGTAGAAGTGAAAAAGTTTAATGCTCATGTAAAAGTTCCACACGTAGGATGGAATGTTATTAAAGATTTGACATCTGACTTATTTGTTGGAATCCCTGAAAAATCATACATGTATTTGGTACATAGCTATTATGCAGAAATCTGCGACGAAACTATTTCAAAGACAGATTATGGATTAGAATATGCTTCGGCTTTACAAAAAAACAATTTTTACGGGGTTCAATTCCACCCAGAAAAAAGTGGTGATTTAGGAGAACAGATTTTAAAAAACTTTATAGAAATTTAA
- the hisB gene encoding bifunctional histidinol-phosphatase/imidazoleglycerol-phosphate dehydratase HisB: MAQKILFIDRDGTLIKEPKDEQIDAFKKLEFYPKVFQYLSKIVNELDYELVLVTNQDGLGTNSFPENTFWPVHNFIMKTFKAEGIVFKEQIIDRTFAKDNASTRKPNTGLLTTYFSKKYDLKNSFVIGDRLTDIQLAKNLNSRGIFINNQSYLGSEEITVKREALNPYIALETKNWQDVYEFLKLSDRTATIERNTNETQVVIQLNLDGTGKGNIDTGIAFFDHMLDQISRHSLVDLDIKVNGDLNVDEHHTIEDTAIALGEVFNKALANKLGIERYGFCLPMDDCLAQVAIDFGGRNWLVWNACFKREMIGKMPTEMFYHFFKSFTDGAKCNLNIKAEGINEHHKIEAIFKAFAKAIKMAIKRDTEKMILPTTKGTL, encoded by the coding sequence ATGGCACAAAAAATATTATTTATAGATAGAGATGGCACATTAATAAAAGAGCCAAAAGATGAACAAATAGATGCTTTTAAAAAGTTAGAATTTTACCCAAAAGTATTTCAGTATTTAAGCAAAATAGTAAATGAGTTAGATTACGAATTGGTATTGGTAACTAACCAAGATGGATTAGGTACTAACTCTTTTCCTGAAAATACATTCTGGCCAGTGCATAATTTTATAATGAAAACTTTTAAAGCCGAAGGAATCGTTTTTAAAGAGCAGATTATAGACAGAACTTTTGCAAAAGATAATGCATCAACAAGAAAGCCAAACACAGGCTTGTTAACCACATACTTTTCTAAAAAATACGATTTAAAAAACTCATTTGTAATAGGTGATCGCTTAACCGATATTCAATTGGCTAAAAATTTAAACTCAAGAGGTATTTTTATTAATAACCAATCGTATTTAGGAAGTGAAGAAATTACAGTAAAACGAGAGGCGTTAAACCCTTATATAGCATTAGAAACTAAAAATTGGCAAGATGTTTACGAGTTTTTAAAGCTATCGGATAGAACAGCGACTATAGAAAGAAATACTAATGAAACTCAAGTAGTAATTCAATTAAATCTTGATGGAACTGGAAAGGGCAATATCGATACAGGAATAGCTTTTTTCGATCATATGTTGGATCAAATTTCACGTCACAGTCTAGTAGATCTAGACATTAAAGTTAATGGCGATTTAAACGTAGATGAACACCATACTATTGAAGACACAGCTATAGCTTTAGGAGAAGTGTTTAATAAAGCATTAGCAAATAAATTAGGAATAGAACGCTACGGATTTTGCTTACCTATGGACGATTGTTTAGCACAAGTAGCGATCGATTTTGGTGGTAGAAATTGGTTAGTATGGAATGCCTGTTTTAAACGTGAAATGATAGGAAAAATGCCTACAGAAATGTTTTATCATTTCTTTAAATCGTTTACCGATGGCGCTAAATGTAATTTAAATATTAAAGCAGAAGGTATTAACGAGCATCATAAAATCGAAGCCATTTTTAAGGCCTTTGCAAAAGCCATTAAAATGGCCATAAAACGAGATACAGAAAAAATGATATTACCAACAACAAAAGGCACTTTATAA